One stretch of Punica granatum isolate Tunisia-2019 chromosome 5, ASM765513v2, whole genome shotgun sequence DNA includes these proteins:
- the LOC116208824 gene encoding probable 2-oxoglutarate-dependent dioxygenase AOP1.2 — protein sequence MRMVFDSYGQKCYKSYADAATLLLRFLKYKKPHDVKSNINPIAHTDKSFISFLHQNNVRGLEVMTKDGEWFTFEPSPSSFMIMAGDAFVAWSNGRIKACYHRVAVREENEVRYSLGVFSYQKGMIKTPDELIDEERPQQFKPFDHVDFLCYRDSSDNRVKAQSLIKTYWGV from the exons ATGAGGATGGTGTTTGACAGCTACGGCCAGAAATGCTACAAGTCTTACGCGGATGCTGCCACATTACTCCTCCGCTTCTTGAAGTACAAGAAACCTCACGATGTCAAGTCAAACATAAACCCGATCGCGCACACGGACAAAAGCTTTATATCGTTCTTGCACCAGAACAACGTGAGGGGACTTGAGGTGATGACTAAAGATGGAGAGTGGTTCACCTTCGagccttctccttcttccttcATGATCATGGCTGGTGATGCATTTGTA GCATGGAGCAATGGGAGGATCAAGGCTTGCTACCATAGAGTCGCAGTGAGGGAGGAGAATGAAGTCAGATACTCGCTCGGGGTGTTCTCATATCAGAAGGGGATGATAAAAACACCGGATGAGCTCATCGATGAAGAGCGCCCGCAGCAATTTAAGCCATTTGATCACGTCGATTTTCTCTGCTACCGTGATTCCAGCGACAACCGAGTTAAAGCCCAGAGCCTCATCAAGACTTATTGGGGGGTTTAG